The sequence AGGATCCCCAATAAGCAGAGCGGAAATGCACAGTTTGGGATCCTTCGCTATCGCTCAGGATGACGGCGTGGTGTGGGTGACGGAATTTTATTTAGTATCGTATTTGCGCTTCAACCAGCTTTCCGGCACGGGAACAATACATATATTCATCGATTTATTATCCGCCGATAACATGGCCGATTGTATCTCTATCCGTGTACCGTCAGGGCTAAAAGTAGGGTGGGGGTGATCGGCTGCGGTTGGTTTATGGCCGGTGGTCAGCATGATCATTTCGCGGGTATGACGGTCTATCAGGTACAGGCTGCGCGAAAAATCGTCGCCTGCGGCCCAGCGGCCATCAGCCGAGCCGTTTACATGCCACAAACCGCTGCCCGATGGGGTTTGGCCGATGATGACCATTTCGCGCGTGTTGATATTTACAATGCCTAAACCCGTTGGCTTTTCGCGCGTGCCCGATGGGCCCCAATCGGTTTCCTGGCCGGGGTTGGCGCCACCTACTTCGGTACCCGGGGTAGCCAGTTTAGCACCTTTAACCGGGCGGTGGCCCATAATGGCAAAAGCAACTTCATCTTTGGTGATTACCGCTTCGTGTGTTACCCATTCGTATTCAGATTCGGGATAAAGCGGACGCAAACCTGTACCATCCGAATGGACGATCCAGGTGCGCTGCGGCGATTTGCCGCCCGTCTCCCAGCAAAATACAATCTCGCCTGCAACCCATGGGTTGGTTTGGATATGGCCCACCTGGAATGGTACGGCAACAACATGTTTAATTTCGCCGGTTTTAATATTCATAGCACCAATGCCCGATGGCCCGGCACCCATCTTGCGCGGACCGAAAGCGGCTTCTACCTTGGTACCCGCAGGCAAACGTTTAGTAGCTTCAGCGCGACCAATGCGGAAATAGGCCCAATCCTCAGCACCATCCAGTGCCATATCGCCGCCCGCACCAATCTCGGGCGGAGTAGTGCCGCAAACGCGCTGGTAATGATCGACAGATTGCATTTTGCCTTTTTCACTATCGGCAAAAACCTTAGCCAAATCAACCTCCACTATTTCCATCGAACCTGGAGCTGCTGTTGATTTGGGATTCCGCATAAAGAACAGCTTCATCTCTTTGCGCGATACATTCAGCATACCGGTATAACCGCCTTCGCTCACCTGCACAATGACGCCAGTCTGCTCGTTTACGGCCATAGCCTCGTTACGCACCCTGTCCGACCGGAAGATGAGCCATTTGCTGTCAGCCGTCCACTGGTTATGGGTTTGATAGATCTTGGAATCGCCGGCCTGTGTGCTGGTCAGGAAGGTAAGCATAGTGCCCGTTACCGGGTCTTTAACAACCTTGCGTTCCGACGGAAACCTCCGGCCGATCTGCGCCGAGGCCGATGCGGCCAGTAACAGCGCGAGGGCAAGGGTTGGGTATAGCTTTGTTCTCATATTGGGTTTGGTTTATAGTGGTTATCAACGATACAAAGGCCATGAGCGAATGGCTCGACAATCAAAGGTTCCCTCCCCTGGGAGGGGTGCATCGGGTTGGTGTAGTAGCAGGGAGGGGTTAGTCGCGATGCAATATCGTATAAACCCCTCCCTACACCCTCCCGGTGGTCAATGTCATTAAGTTACGCTTTTAAGCCCCACCTAAATCCTCCCCAAAGGAGAGGACTCTAAGAATTTTACGCTTGTGCAGCCTAAGTCTCCCCTACCGGGGGAGATTTAGAGGGGGCTTTATTCGGCTGATCATCCTTAACTTAATGACATTGCCCGGTGGGAGGGAATCGCACGATTCCCCCGCGCTTTTGCTGCTGCTACTTATTCACCTGCACCGAGCTATCGTTTATCACAAACGGATGCTTCTCCAGCATGCGATAGATCTCGGCACCGGCCAGTAGCACGGGGCCGTAGCCATGCGCCGCGAAATTGTTAACCGGGCGGTAGTAATAAAACGCCGGGTCGAAGCCCATGCCGGTACCTACGCAGGTGCCTTCTACCTGGCCATCTTTATTTACTTTGGTACTTACCGCGTTCCAGGCCAATAAAGCGGCCGGTCCGTAAGCCTTGGCATCTAACCAGCCTTTGTTAACGGCGCGTGCGAAACAGTAAGCGTAAATAGCTGTGGCCGAGGTCTCTAAATACGAATCGTTCCTGTCCAATAACTGGTGCCAAAAACCGGTACCATCCTGGCGCTGGGCTAAGCCGTAAGCATGCTTCTTCAACATGGCTAATACCTCGGCACGGCCGGGGTGATTGGCTGGCAATGCGTCAAGCAGTTCAATCTTGGTCAATATCGCCCAGCCATTAGCCCTTGCCCAATGGAATTGCGGGTGTGGGTCCATATCCTGAACCCAGCCGTGCATATAAAGACCACGCTCGGGGTTAAACATGCGCTTAGAGAACAGGCGGTATTGTTTAATGGCTTCGTCGAAGTACTTTTTATCACCTGTTAAAACGCCCATTTGCACAACAGCAGGTAGGCTCATATATAAATCATCCAGCCATAAAGTGTTGGGTTGTGGGCGGTTACGGGCCAGGGTACCATCTTTCAGGCGGAACTCCTTGGTCATGATGTAATTCAGGTAGTTATCAATTACTGGTCTAAGCGCAGGCATGCTCAACCCACCCATACGCGCTGCCTTGATCATCGATGCCGCTATCGAACCCGCGTCATCCAGCGCATGCGGCTCAACCACCGAACGTACCGGGGTTATAGCTTTTGGCGATGTTTTCAGGAAGTTGGATTTGTAGCCGGCTACCACATCGCTTAAGAATTTTACCCGGTTGGTGGTGTATTCGGTATATTTTTTATCGCCGGTGGCGGCGCCCGCTTCCAGCATGCCGGTATAGGTAACGCCCCACTCGTAGCTGGTCAGGCGGAAATCGCCGGGTTTAAAAATGCTGTTGGCGTTGGCCTTGCTGTAATCGGTAATTACTTCCTTGCTGTCTTTATCTATTAGCTGATAAGGGGTTACTGCATCAAGATAATGGTAAACTCTATCGAGTACAACCTTAACATCAGCCTGTTTAGTTTCTCCGTAAGGTGTAACATAGGCCGGCTTCATCAGGTGCAGCGGCGTGGTTACATCGTTGGTTTTAGCGGGCGTGGTTT comes from Mucilaginibacter mali and encodes:
- a CDS encoding TolB-like translocation protein; this encodes MRTKLYPTLALALLLAASASAQIGRRFPSERKVVKDPVTGTMLTFLTSTQAGDSKIYQTHNQWTADSKWLIFRSDRVRNEAMAVNEQTGVIVQVSEGGYTGMLNVSRKEMKLFFMRNPKSTAAPGSMEIVEVDLAKVFADSEKGKMQSVDHYQRVCGTTPPEIGAGGDMALDGAEDWAYFRIGRAEATKRLPAGTKVEAAFGPRKMGAGPSGIGAMNIKTGEIKHVVAVPFQVGHIQTNPWVAGEIVFCWETGGKSPQRTWIVHSDGTGLRPLYPESEYEWVTHEAVITKDEVAFAIMGHRPVKGAKLATPGTEVGGANPGQETDWGPSGTREKPTGLGIVNINTREMVIIGQTPSGSGLWHVNGSADGRWAAGDDFSRSLYLIDRHTREMIMLTTGHKPTAADHPHPTFSPDGTRIEIQSAMLSADNKSMNICIVPVPESWLKRKYDTK
- a CDS encoding glycoside hydrolase family 88/105 protein; this translates as MTIITKKQFPGIKAIISGAAICTMAIPAFAQTTPAKTNDVTTPLHLMKPAYVTPYGETKQADVKVVLDRVYHYLDAVTPYQLIDKDSKEVITDYSKANANSIFKPGDFRLTSYEWGVTYTGMLEAGAATGDKKYTEYTTNRVKFLSDVVAGYKSNFLKTSPKAITPVRSVVEPHALDDAGSIAASMIKAARMGGLSMPALRPVIDNYLNYIMTKEFRLKDGTLARNRPQPNTLWLDDLYMSLPAVVQMGVLTGDKKYFDEAIKQYRLFSKRMFNPERGLYMHGWVQDMDPHPQFHWARANGWAILTKIELLDALPANHPGRAEVLAMLKKHAYGLAQRQDGTGFWHQLLDRNDSYLETSATAIYAYCFARAVNKGWLDAKAYGPAALLAWNAVSTKVNKDGQVEGTCVGTGMGFDPAFYYYRPVNNFAAHGYGPVLLAGAEIYRMLEKHPFVINDSSVQVNK